Proteins co-encoded in one Bacillus paramycoides genomic window:
- a CDS encoding response regulator transcription factor → MEKNSILIVDDDQDIVRFVNANLMQEGFKVLSAHNGEEALEIINNNSIQLAILDIMMPHMDGIELCRRIREKHSLPIMFLSAKSSDVDKVIGFSTGADDYIVKPFSTIEFIARVKAQLRRYTYFNQNAVQVIEKKINIRGLEIDEVSRTVMLYGETINLTKTEYDILYLMAAAKNRVFTIEEIYESVWKERAYESNNTVMVHIARLRNKIEENPKEPKFIQNVWGVGYKIED, encoded by the coding sequence ATGGAGAAAAACTCAATTTTAATTGTAGATGATGATCAAGATATTGTTCGATTTGTTAACGCGAATTTAATGCAAGAAGGTTTTAAAGTTTTAAGTGCTCATAACGGAGAAGAGGCTTTAGAAATTATAAATAATAACAGTATTCAACTTGCTATTTTGGATATTATGATGCCACACATGGATGGGATAGAATTGTGCAGAAGGATTAGAGAGAAACATAGTTTACCAATTATGTTTTTAAGTGCAAAATCATCGGATGTAGATAAAGTAATTGGATTTAGTACTGGCGCAGATGATTATATTGTGAAGCCGTTTAGTACAATTGAATTTATAGCGAGAGTGAAAGCTCAATTAAGAAGGTATACATATTTCAATCAAAATGCTGTCCAAGTAATAGAAAAGAAAATAAACATTAGAGGTTTAGAAATAGATGAAGTGTCTAGAACAGTAATGTTATACGGAGAAACAATCAATCTTACGAAAACTGAATATGATATTTTGTACTTAATGGCAGCTGCAAAGAATCGTGTTTTTACTATTGAAGAAATATATGAAAGCGTTTGGAAAGAAAGAGCCTATGAAAGTAATAATACAGTAATGGTTCATATCGCAAGATTAAGAAATAAAATTGAAGAGAATCCAAAAGAACCGAAGTTTATTCAAAATGTTTGGGGAGTCGGATATAAAATTGAAGATTAA
- a CDS encoding sensor histidine kinase has protein sequence MKIKSLQGIRAKFFIAFICSILLATVSIIAFQIVIGNIYSHVTALEEKYSLLYVIAFLIITTIYFAFMTKTMMKRLSEINKNVKEISDGNLEIHIPISKNDEIGELAANVNRMAKSLKESIENEKKSQEMKTEMISNISHDLRTPVTSLIGYVDLLGSQLHTNREECEQYVSILKRKSYELKNQVDDLLEYCQINYREIELHKSVVNMKAFIEQIMIDFVPQLDDADMSFCINSDKELHVEMDVALMVRLFENVISNSIMYGKDGKQILIQISKRDMNVEIEIKNFGQCIPNENLPYVFEKFYRGDKSRSSHTGGKGMGLAIARSIAELHNGDITVRSNEKETVFTIALPHYKEL, from the coding sequence TTGAAGATTAAATCATTACAAGGCATTAGAGCTAAGTTTTTTATCGCATTCATATGTAGCATCTTATTAGCGACTGTAAGTATAATAGCGTTTCAAATTGTAATTGGAAATATATATAGTCATGTTACTGCGTTAGAAGAAAAATATTCACTTTTATATGTAATAGCTTTTTTAATTATTACTACAATATACTTTGCATTCATGACAAAAACAATGATGAAAAGGTTATCTGAAATAAATAAGAACGTGAAAGAAATAAGTGATGGTAATTTGGAAATACATATACCTATTTCAAAAAATGACGAGATTGGTGAATTAGCAGCGAATGTTAATAGAATGGCTAAAAGTTTAAAAGAGTCTATCGAAAATGAAAAAAAATCACAGGAAATGAAAACTGAAATGATTAGTAATATTTCTCATGATTTACGAACACCTGTAACATCTCTAATCGGTTACGTGGACCTGTTAGGAAGTCAGCTTCATACAAATAGAGAAGAATGTGAACAGTATGTAAGTATATTAAAGCGAAAAAGTTATGAATTAAAAAATCAAGTAGATGATTTATTAGAGTATTGTCAAATAAATTATAGGGAGATTGAATTACATAAAAGTGTAGTAAATATGAAAGCGTTCATTGAACAAATCATGATTGATTTTGTGCCACAACTAGATGATGCCGATATGAGCTTTTGTATTAATAGTGATAAGGAGTTACATGTGGAAATGGATGTAGCGCTTATGGTGAGGCTGTTCGAAAATGTAATTAGTAATAGTATTATGTACGGGAAAGACGGAAAACAGATTTTGATTCAAATTTCTAAAAGAGACATGAATGTTGAAATAGAAATTAAAAATTTTGGACAATGCATTCCCAATGAGAACCTTCCTTACGTTTTTGAGAAGTTTTATCGTGGTGACAAATCACGTAGCTCTCATACGGGTGGCAAAGGAATGGGGCTTGCAATTGCGAGAAGTATAGCAGAGCTTCATAACGGGGATATTACTGTGCGTAGTAACGAGAAAGAAACTGTTTTCACTATCGCTTTACCGCATTATAAAGAATTGTAA